The following are from one region of the bacterium genome:
- a CDS encoding tetratricopeptide repeat protein has product MLNDYPFSDAAPYALQGMTASYSQLGEDQKAALEQERYLLVISNEASENPANALAAAGMHFNRKDHKQALALYDEFLATQPTGVECAQALYQSGECLYALQYYEDAVARWQRVIAEHPDYADLPGVLGKLADTLFGLKRYDEARAIYGDLAARYPEAPAAEEALFNQANCVYNAGDYDRAAALFSAYLTAHPAGLRALDAQQAVQACFLRSGRDMLAYVEQNPDATFAAEVLWEQGSEAFREQRYAEAAQRLEAITLRYPNAEVAPDALFYLAESRFALGDLDGARVCFENFTATYPDRPLVAAALLKAGHILYSQEKYSEAAGHFLILADQYASDALAPLGLFNAGLCYRQLEQWGSFLRNGEDFLKRYPEHERRLELELQMADVYQNETGDAAAALARYEALAQRPDAPSVLVHYQRGEALSKLGRTDEALAAYALAADSPNALADDHGIAALARIASLKEEAGDLAGARGAYQRIAQNPHNAEWAALAHDRITALDQDQQQAGAN; this is encoded by the coding sequence GTGCTGAACGACTACCCATTCAGCGATGCGGCGCCCTACGCCCTGCAGGGCATGACGGCCAGCTACAGCCAGCTCGGCGAGGACCAGAAGGCGGCCCTCGAGCAGGAGCGCTACCTGCTCGTCATCAGCAACGAGGCGAGCGAGAATCCGGCGAACGCGCTGGCCGCCGCGGGCATGCACTTCAACCGCAAGGACCACAAGCAGGCCCTGGCGCTCTACGACGAGTTCCTCGCCACGCAGCCCACTGGCGTGGAGTGCGCGCAGGCGCTCTACCAGTCCGGCGAGTGCCTCTACGCGCTCCAGTACTACGAGGACGCCGTCGCGCGCTGGCAGCGCGTCATCGCCGAGCATCCCGACTACGCCGACCTGCCGGGGGTACTGGGCAAGCTCGCGGACACCCTCTTCGGCCTTAAGCGCTACGACGAGGCGCGCGCCATCTACGGGGATCTCGCGGCCCGCTACCCGGAGGCGCCCGCGGCCGAGGAAGCGCTCTTCAACCAGGCCAACTGCGTCTACAACGCGGGCGACTACGACAGAGCCGCCGCGCTCTTCAGCGCCTACCTGACGGCGCACCCGGCCGGGCTGCGCGCCCTCGACGCGCAGCAGGCGGTCCAGGCTTGCTTCCTGCGCAGCGGCCGGGACATGCTGGCCTACGTCGAGCAGAACCCAGACGCGACCTTCGCCGCGGAGGTGCTCTGGGAGCAGGGCAGCGAGGCCTTCCGCGAGCAGCGCTACGCCGAGGCGGCGCAGCGTCTGGAGGCGATCACGCTGCGCTATCCCAACGCGGAGGTCGCTCCGGACGCGCTCTTCTACCTGGCCGAGTCGCGCTTCGCGCTCGGCGATCTCGACGGTGCGCGCGTCTGCTTCGAGAACTTCACGGCGACCTACCCCGATCGCCCGCTGGTCGCCGCGGCGCTGCTCAAGGCGGGGCACATCCTCTACAGCCAGGAGAAGTACAGCGAAGCGGCCGGCCACTTCCTGATCCTGGCCGACCAGTATGCGAGTGACGCGCTGGCCCCCCTCGGGCTCTTCAACGCCGGGCTCTGCTACCGGCAGCTCGAGCAGTGGGGCAGCTTCCTGCGCAACGGCGAGGACTTCCTGAAGCGCTACCCCGAGCACGAGCGGCGCCTGGAGCTCGAGCTGCAGATGGCCGACGTCTACCAGAACGAGACGGGCGACGCCGCCGCCGCCCTCGCCCGCTACGAGGCGCTGGCGCAGCGGCCGGATGCGCCCTCCGTGCTGGTCCACTACCAGCGCGGCGAGGCGCTCAGCAAGCTCGGTCGCACCGACGAGGCGCTCGCGGCCTACGCCCTCGCGGCGGACAGCCCGAACGCGCTGGCCGACGACCACGGCATCGCAGCGCTCGCCCGCATCGCCTCGCTCAAGGAAGAGGCCGGGGACCTCGCCGGCGCGCGAGGCGCCTATCAGCGCATCGCTCAGAATCCCCACAACGCCGAGTGGGCGGCGCTCGCCCACGATCGCATCACCGCTTTGGACCAGGACCAGCAACAGGCGGGCGCCAACTAG
- a CDS encoding tetratricopeptide repeat protein produces MWKGLPLLVCALAALAPAAGAQETAGALIDAADLLLAKDGASMAAVDAYRAVCQKFEHSEHAARARTMAAECLWRLGDLKAADAEFARVPSATGATPILRASAELRRGQCAFALADFPRAALHFGAVAGGEGGYLARDAQLALAQTWVALGEWEDFKATADRLVAAWPRYGERPELRFAYGVYHYQRGELAAARAQFQQVESERARYYTARTLAEEGQHLKAIQQFRQLLVRYPETALAEDVRFAIAECFLRSGQRQLARSAFEDVLAAHPTSEHALAARFKLATILFQDEDYARTLDSLAALLADAPAADPLREKVLMLQGLAYFQLGRESEADHAFSAILGAFPKGLTSSSALFRMVHHYARGENWNQSIGLGHMFMDRYPGDPLAGRVQLIQSLDQIELGNLGPARELLGKLLDQAAGTDLGEKALFLLTWSYHEDGDHDRIVTNYRHLARRLLPTPNPWRAHTY; encoded by the coding sequence ATGTGGAAAGGACTCCCGCTGCTCGTCTGCGCGCTCGCCGCGCTGGCCCCCGCGGCCGGCGCGCAGGAGACGGCAGGCGCGCTGATCGACGCCGCCGACCTCCTGCTGGCCAAGGACGGCGCGAGCATGGCGGCCGTGGACGCCTATCGCGCCGTCTGCCAGAAGTTCGAGCACTCCGAGCACGCTGCGCGCGCGCGCACGATGGCCGCCGAGTGCCTCTGGCGCCTGGGTGACCTCAAGGCCGCCGATGCCGAGTTCGCTCGCGTGCCGAGCGCCACGGGCGCCACCCCCATCCTGCGCGCGTCCGCCGAGCTGCGCCGGGGCCAGTGCGCCTTCGCGCTCGCCGACTTCCCCCGCGCCGCGCTGCACTTCGGCGCCGTGGCCGGCGGCGAGGGCGGCTATCTCGCTCGCGACGCGCAGCTCGCCCTCGCCCAGACCTGGGTGGCCCTCGGCGAGTGGGAGGACTTCAAGGCGACCGCCGATCGCCTCGTCGCCGCCTGGCCGCGCTACGGCGAGCGCCCAGAGCTGCGCTTCGCCTACGGCGTCTACCACTACCAGCGCGGCGAGCTGGCAGCCGCGCGCGCCCAGTTCCAGCAGGTGGAATCCGAGCGGGCTCGCTACTACACGGCGCGCACCCTGGCCGAGGAAGGCCAGCACCTCAAGGCCATCCAGCAGTTCCGCCAGCTCCTCGTGCGCTACCCGGAAACCGCCCTCGCCGAGGACGTGCGCTTCGCCATCGCCGAGTGCTTCCTGCGCTCCGGCCAGCGCCAGCTCGCGCGCAGCGCCTTCGAGGACGTCCTCGCCGCCCACCCGACCAGCGAGCACGCGCTTGCGGCGCGCTTCAAGCTGGCGACGATCCTCTTCCAGGACGAGGACTACGCCCGCACTCTCGACAGCCTGGCCGCCCTGCTCGCCGACGCCCCCGCGGCGGATCCCCTCCGCGAAAAGGTGCTGATGCTCCAGGGCCTCGCCTACTTCCAGCTCGGCCGCGAGAGCGAGGCGGATCACGCCTTCAGCGCCATCCTCGGCGCGTTCCCCAAGGGCCTCACCAGCTCGAGCGCACTCTTCAGGATGGTGCACCACTACGCCCGGGGCGAGAACTGGAACCAGAGCATCGGGCTCGGGCACATGTTCATGGATCGCTACCCGGGCGATCCGCTCGCCGGGCGCGTGCAGCTGATCCAGTCGCTCGACCAGATCGAGCTGGGCAATCTCGGTCCCGCTCGCGAGCTGCTCGGCAAGCTGCTCGACCAGGCGGCCGGCACCGACCTCGGCGAGAAGGCGCTCTTCCTGCTCACCTGGTCTTATCATGAGGACGGCGACCACGATCGCATCGTCACGAACTACCGACACCTGGCGCGGCGTCTCCTGCCCACGCCGAACCCCTGGCGCGCCCACACCTACTAA